One genomic region from Anabaena sp. PCC 7108 encodes:
- the chlP gene encoding geranylgeranyl reductase: MTLRVAVVGSGPAGSSAAETLAKAGIETYLIERKLDNAKPCGGAIPLCMVSEFDLPPEIIDRRVRKMKMISPSNREVDINLINEDEYIGMCRREVLDGFLRDRAAKLGAILINATVHKLDIPTNNSDPYTIHYVDHTEGGAQGIGKTLKVDLVIGADGANSRIAKEMDAGDYNYAIAFQERIRLPQDKMDYYNDLAEMYVGDDVSTDFYAWVFPKYDHVAVGTGTMHVNKASIKNLQAGIRARASEKLAGGKIIKVEAHPIPEHPRPRRVVGRIALVGDAAGYVTKSSGEGIYFAAKSGRMCAETIVEASNSGARIPTEGDLKIYLKRWDKKYGLTYKVLDILQSVFYRSDATREAFVEMCGDMDVQKLTFDSYLYKTVVPANPITQLKITAKTIGSLIRGNALAP; this comes from the coding sequence TTGACACTACGGGTTGCAGTTGTTGGTTCAGGCCCAGCTGGTTCATCTGCCGCTGAGACATTGGCAAAAGCTGGAATTGAAACTTACCTAATTGAGCGCAAGCTCGATAACGCCAAACCATGCGGGGGAGCCATTCCCCTCTGTATGGTGAGTGAATTTGACCTACCACCAGAAATCATCGACCGTCGAGTGCGGAAGATGAAAATGATTTCGCCTTCAAATCGTGAGGTTGATATCAATTTAATAAATGAAGATGAATATATAGGAATGTGCCGCCGGGAAGTGCTGGATGGATTCCTCCGCGACCGGGCGGCCAAATTAGGCGCAATTTTAATTAATGCCACAGTTCATAAACTTGATATACCCACAAATAACTCAGACCCCTATACCATTCATTATGTTGACCATACAGAAGGTGGGGCGCAGGGGATTGGCAAAACCCTAAAAGTGGATTTAGTAATCGGGGCTGATGGTGCAAATTCCCGCATTGCTAAGGAAATGGATGCAGGGGATTATAATTATGCGATCGCTTTCCAAGAACGCATTCGTCTACCCCAAGACAAAATGGACTACTATAACGACCTCGCCGAAATGTACGTTGGCGATGATGTTTCTACTGACTTTTACGCTTGGGTATTTCCCAAGTATGACCACGTAGCAGTAGGTACTGGTACAATGCACGTCAACAAAGCCAGTATCAAAAACCTGCAAGCCGGCATCCGCGCCCGTGCTTCTGAAAAATTAGCCGGCGGTAAAATCATCAAAGTAGAAGCGCATCCCATTCCCGAACATCCCCGTCCTCGTCGTGTTGTGGGACGTATAGCTTTAGTAGGAGATGCGGCTGGTTATGTTACCAAGTCTTCTGGAGAAGGTATCTATTTTGCCGCTAAATCAGGGCGGATGTGTGCTGAAACCATTGTCGAAGCTTCCAACAGTGGTGCGCGAATTCCCACAGAAGGCGACCTCAAGATTTACCTGAAGCGTTGGGATAAGAAATACGGACTCACCTACAAGGTATTAGACATTCTCCAAAGTGTCTTCTATCGTTCCGATGCTACCCGTGAGGCATTTGTAGAGATGTGTGGTGACATGGATGTACAAAAACTAACATTCGATAGTTACTTGTATAAAACCGTGGTTCCAGCTAATCCTATCACCCAACTAAAAATTACTGCCAAAACCATTGGTAGCTTAATTCGGGGTAACGCTCTAGCTCCCTAA
- the yidD gene encoding membrane protein insertion efficiency factor YidD, producing MQVSVWDSFTRKVGVSAITGYQQHISPYKGFTCAHRVLYGGDSCSGYIKRVIAQEGLKAGCAKSRVRFQSCKQANRILKSQAEELEPPTTDEDQQKKKPQPIAPKPSCQNNFDAVDLGINCAEISGDCPEMLNLVDCSSLECGAMDCSAVDCSSLDCSVADCSFLDCGGCSW from the coding sequence ATGCAAGTTTCAGTTTGGGATTCTTTTACTAGAAAAGTTGGTGTTTCCGCAATTACTGGGTATCAACAACATATTTCCCCTTATAAAGGCTTTACGTGCGCTCACCGAGTTTTGTATGGTGGTGATTCTTGCTCTGGTTACATTAAGCGGGTAATTGCTCAGGAAGGGTTAAAAGCTGGATGTGCCAAGTCCCGTGTGAGATTTCAAAGTTGTAAACAAGCAAATAGAATTCTCAAATCCCAAGCGGAGGAACTAGAACCACCAACAACAGATGAAGATCAGCAAAAAAAGAAACCTCAGCCAATTGCTCCCAAACCATCTTGTCAAAATAATTTTGATGCTGTGGATTTAGGAATTAATTGTGCTGAAATAAGTGGTGATTGTCCAGAAATGCTGAATCTGGTTGATTGTAGTTCTCTAGAATGTGGTGCTATGGATTGTAGTGCGGTTGATTGCAGTTCTCTAGATTGTAGCGTTGCTGATTGTAGTTTTCTCGATTGTGGTGGTTGTAGTTGGTAA
- a CDS encoding sulfate/molybdate ABC transporter ATP-binding protein: MGIVVENVSKQFGSFQAVDQVSLEINSGSLVALLGPSGSGKSTLLRLISGLEMPDSGKILLTGKDATYQSVQERNIGFVFQHYALFKHLTVRQNIAFGLEIRKAPQKKIKGRVEQLLELVQLSGLGDRYPSQLSGGQRQRVALARALAVEPNVLLLDEPFGALDAKVRKDLRAWLRRLHDEVHVTTVFVTHDQEEAMEVADEIVVMNKGKVEQVGTPAQIYDHPASAFVMSFIGPVNVLPSSSKIFQSSGFDSVNPEVFLRPQDVIVERVANGTTAPAKVNRVIHLGWEIQVELALDDGQMVTAHLTRDRFDELKLKPQERVYVKPKDAKSFPLYYSI; this comes from the coding sequence GTGGGCATAGTAGTTGAGAATGTCTCTAAGCAATTTGGTAGTTTCCAAGCCGTTGATCAAGTGAGTTTAGAAATTAACAGTGGTTCACTGGTGGCTTTACTCGGTCCATCTGGGTCTGGTAAATCTACCCTGCTGCGGTTAATATCCGGTCTAGAAATGCCCGATAGTGGCAAAATATTATTGACTGGGAAGGATGCAACATATCAAAGTGTGCAAGAACGAAATATTGGCTTTGTATTCCAGCACTATGCTCTATTTAAGCATTTAACTGTGCGACAAAATATCGCCTTTGGTTTAGAAATTCGTAAAGCACCGCAAAAGAAGATTAAGGGAAGGGTCGAGCAGTTATTAGAATTGGTCCAATTAAGTGGATTAGGCGATCGCTATCCGTCACAACTTTCTGGTGGACAAAGACAACGGGTAGCCTTAGCTAGAGCATTGGCTGTAGAACCGAATGTATTATTATTAGATGAACCATTTGGCGCATTAGATGCCAAAGTCCGTAAAGATTTACGCGCTTGGTTACGTCGTCTCCATGATGAGGTTCATGTTACCACAGTTTTCGTTACCCACGACCAAGAAGAAGCAATGGAAGTGGCAGATGAAATCGTGGTGATGAATAAAGGCAAAGTTGAACAGGTAGGGACTCCAGCGCAAATTTACGACCATCCTGCGTCAGCATTTGTGATGAGTTTTATTGGACCTGTAAATGTTTTACCCAGTTCTTCCAAGATTTTTCAAAGCAGCGGTTTCGATTCGGTTAACCCAGAAGTATTTCTGCGTCCACAAGATGTAATTGTGGAAAGAGTTGCTAACGGTACAACCGCACCTGCTAAAGTTAACCGTGTGATTCATTTGGGTTGGGAAATTCAAGTAGAATTAGCATTAGATGATGGACAAATGGTGACAGCGCATTTAACACGTGATCGCTTTGATGAGTTAAAATTAAAACCGCAAGAACGTGTGTATGTAAAACCCAAAGATGCTAAATCTTTCCCACTTTATTATTCTATTTAA
- a CDS encoding WD40 repeat domain-containing protein: MAFDTVGAAVGFVTHTTNRIISAFINQTLVQENIVNLPAKVQEVRQDQRVLQAEIDYYNRREARKKEFLQIEKTGLDADLPISADQEVKNARLQQIKQEEIEDRSKLSVLYLDLSREATANEIGIKQKEIQGIFDQQKWPGVLSRDEAQRIFVDEQKKPRLLMLVPPPDISDDFPISFRDSLKKEIRNQLKLFLEKYYPLGSDFCPVEFYGKYFERSVFDAEVKQLETILSAVPTAIIYTDITDHEVYFNVRFWGLQEPVSLSFEPLDWEELKRQLEEAGSDETKSLRTIRQTIVILHKLLAAFLADWYYLNINPNYEPQLFNLSSDFPSIWTDKMMEKLKLIRQTYRNIYNNELKILANSQKERPKFWRCVNTLYGHSDHIFSVAVNPDGKTFASGSADKSIKVWNIETGEIIHTLTGHSNYVRSVTFSHDGKIIASGSDDKTFKLWHSLKGKTFIEHSDGVNSVAFSPDSQTYATASLDKTVKIWDLINEKLIYNLIAHENSINSIVFSIDGQHLISAGCDQSIKIWNVRTGMVDTTIADHSESINTIAVSPDGKTFATGSDNNTIKLWYLATGELINTFAGHTDCVNSIAFSPDGKTLASCSNDKTIRLWHLETKELINTLVEHSLNVYCVAFSPDGKTIVSGSADNTIKIWQYN; encoded by the coding sequence ATGGCATTTGATACTGTTGGTGCTGCTGTCGGTTTTGTTACTCATACCACGAATCGCATTATATCAGCGTTTATTAACCAAACTCTTGTTCAGGAAAATATCGTTAATTTACCTGCTAAAGTTCAAGAAGTTAGACAAGATCAGCGAGTACTTCAGGCAGAAATTGACTATTACAATCGTCGAGAAGCCAGAAAAAAAGAATTCTTACAAATTGAAAAAACAGGTTTAGATGCAGATTTACCAATTTCAGCAGATCAAGAGGTAAAGAATGCAAGATTACAGCAAATTAAGCAAGAAGAAATAGAAGATAGGAGCAAGTTAAGCGTCTTATATCTAGACTTAAGTAGAGAAGCAACTGCTAATGAAATTGGTATTAAACAGAAAGAAATTCAGGGAATTTTTGACCAGCAGAAGTGGCCGGGTGTGTTAAGTCGTGATGAAGCACAAAGAATTTTTGTAGATGAACAGAAGAAACCACGGTTATTAATGTTAGTTCCTCCTCCAGATATTAGCGATGACTTTCCTATATCATTCCGCGATAGTCTCAAAAAAGAAATCCGTAATCAATTAAAACTATTTTTAGAGAAGTATTATCCACTTGGTAGTGATTTCTGTCCTGTAGAATTTTATGGTAAATATTTTGAGCGCTCAGTTTTTGATGCTGAAGTCAAGCAGTTAGAAACGATTTTATCCGCCGTACCAACAGCCATTATTTACACTGATATCACGGACCATGAAGTTTACTTTAATGTGAGATTTTGGGGACTACAAGAGCCAGTATCTTTATCCTTTGAACCTTTGGACTGGGAAGAACTCAAAAGACAACTTGAGGAAGCAGGAAGTGATGAAACTAAGAGTTTGCGAACAATTCGACAGACTATTGTGATTCTGCACAAGCTATTAGCAGCATTTTTAGCAGATTGGTATTACCTGAATATCAACCCTAATTATGAACCTCAGTTATTTAACTTAAGTTCAGATTTTCCTTCAATATGGACTGATAAAATGATGGAAAAGCTCAAATTAATTAGGCAAACATATAGAAATATTTATAACAATGAATTGAAAATATTAGCTAATTCTCAAAAAGAAAGACCAAAATTTTGGCGCTGTGTGAATACACTTTACGGACATTCAGATCATATTTTTTCTGTTGCTGTCAACCCAGATGGCAAGACTTTTGCTAGTGGAAGTGCAGATAAAAGCATTAAGGTTTGGAATATAGAAACTGGTGAAATAATTCATACTTTAACTGGGCATTCAAACTATGTTCGCTCTGTTACCTTTTCCCATGATGGCAAGATTATTGCCAGTGGTAGCGATGACAAAACATTTAAACTATGGCATTCTCTAAAAGGTAAAACATTTATTGAGCATTCAGATGGTGTAAATTCAGTTGCTTTTAGTCCTGATAGTCAAACTTATGCCACTGCAAGTTTAGATAAAACAGTTAAAATATGGGATTTAATCAACGAAAAGTTAATTTATAATCTGATTGCACATGAAAATTCTATTAACTCGATTGTCTTCAGTATTGATGGTCAACATCTAATTAGTGCTGGTTGTGATCAAAGTATCAAAATATGGAATGTAAGAACAGGCATGGTAGATACTACCATTGCCGATCATTCAGAGTCTATTAACACTATAGCTGTCAGCCCTGATGGGAAAACTTTTGCCACTGGTAGTGACAATAACACAATTAAACTTTGGTATCTGGCTACGGGAGAGCTTATTAACACATTTGCTGGTCATACCGATTGTGTAAATAGTATTGCTTTTAGCCCTGATGGTAAGACTTTAGCGAGTTGCAGTAATGATAAAACAATTAGGCTTTGGCATCTAGAGACCAAAGAATTGATTAATACTCTTGTAGAACATTCATTAAATGTTTATTGTGTAGCATTCAGTCCAGATGGAAAGACAATAGTTAGTGGCAGTGCTGATAATACTATCAAAATTTGGCAGTATAATTAA
- a CDS encoding HAD family hydrolase: MATIKCREITFSDIQAILFDKDGTLEDSQAYLRSLGQRGARIIDAQIPGIGEPLLMAFGINSNTLDPAGLLAVASRRETEVAAAAYIAETGRGWFDSLKIARQALIEAEQYIDKTPSPLFVGSLEALKFLSEAGLKLGILSAATSQDVGEFVAHHQLGNYLQLEMGVDEGPSKPDPLLFLQACQLLGVDPCKTLMVGDSIGDMQMARNAKAAGCIGITWIGNSSNVKGADVVINELHEIQVMQF; this comes from the coding sequence ATGGCAACTATTAAATGTAGAGAAATCACGTTTTCTGATATTCAAGCAATCTTATTTGATAAAGATGGTACTTTAGAAGACTCACAAGCATATTTGCGATCGCTCGGACAAAGAGGCGCACGGATCATAGATGCACAAATTCCCGGAATTGGGGAACCTTTATTGATGGCTTTTGGTATTAATAGCAATACATTAGATCCCGCTGGTTTACTAGCAGTAGCCAGTCGCCGAGAAACAGAAGTTGCCGCCGCCGCATATATAGCTGAAACAGGTCGAGGATGGTTCGATTCTTTAAAAATCGCCCGTCAAGCTTTAATCGAAGCTGAACAATACATTGATAAAACTCCTTCACCGTTGTTTGTAGGTAGCTTAGAGGCGCTGAAGTTTCTATCAGAAGCAGGTCTAAAACTTGGCATCCTCTCAGCAGCCACAAGCCAAGATGTGGGGGAATTTGTTGCTCATCACCAGTTAGGCAATTATCTTCAACTAGAAATGGGAGTTGATGAAGGCCCAAGTAAACCAGATCCATTACTATTTTTGCAAGCTTGCCAACTTTTGGGAGTAGACCCATGTAAAACACTCATGGTAGGTGATTCCATTGGTGATATGCAAATGGCACGTAATGCTAAAGCCGCTGGTTGTATTGGGATTACTTGGATTGGTAATTCAAGTAATGTTAAAGGCGCAGATGTGGTGATTAACGAGCTTCATGAAATCCAAGTTATGCAATTTTAA
- a CDS encoding 30S ribosomal protein S1: protein MVNQNLTATEIGFTHEDFAALLDKYDYHFSPGDVVPGTVFSIEPRGALIDIGAKTAAYIPIQEMSINRVDSPEEVLQSNETREFFILTDENEDGQLTLSIRRIEYMRAWERVRQLQAEDATVRSGVFATNRGGALVRIEGLRGFIPGSHISTRKPKEELVGEELPLKFLEVDEERNRLVLSHRRALVERKMNRLEVGEVVIGTVRGIKPYGAFIDIGGVSGLLHISEISHEHIDTPHSVFNVNDEVKVMIIDLDAERGRISLSTKQLEPEPGDMIKNRDLVYDKAEEMAAKYREQMLAKQQGITATPVETVEAVEAVEAVEAVEAVEAVEAVETVEAVEAVEVVETVEAVEAVEAVEVIAEIPPATEADEEIPAAIEE from the coding sequence ATGGTCAATCAGAACTTAACCGCTACAGAAATTGGATTTACTCACGAAGATTTCGCTGCTCTACTCGATAAGTACGATTATCACTTTAGCCCTGGTGATGTTGTGCCAGGTACAGTTTTCAGTATAGAGCCGCGCGGCGCTCTGATTGACATCGGTGCTAAAACAGCAGCATACATACCTATACAGGAAATGTCTATTAACCGGGTGGATAGCCCGGAAGAAGTCTTACAATCAAATGAAACACGGGAATTTTTCATCCTCACTGATGAAAACGAAGATGGTCAGTTAACCCTTTCCATTCGTCGTATTGAATACATGAGGGCATGGGAAAGAGTACGCCAATTACAGGCAGAAGATGCTACTGTCCGTTCTGGTGTATTTGCTACTAATCGTGGGGGTGCATTAGTACGAATTGAGGGACTACGCGGCTTTATCCCCGGTTCCCATATTAGTACCCGCAAACCTAAAGAAGAATTGGTAGGGGAAGAACTACCATTGAAATTCCTAGAAGTAGACGAAGAACGTAATCGCTTAGTTCTTTCTCATCGTCGAGCGCTAGTTGAGCGCAAGATGAACCGCTTGGAAGTTGGTGAAGTAGTAATTGGTACTGTTCGCGGTATTAAGCCCTACGGTGCATTCATCGACATTGGTGGTGTTAGTGGACTACTCCACATTTCGGAAATTTCCCACGAGCATATTGACACACCTCACAGCGTTTTTAATGTCAATGATGAAGTGAAAGTGATGATCATTGACTTAGATGCAGAAAGAGGAAGGATTTCCCTGTCTACCAAACAGTTAGAACCTGAACCTGGTGACATGATTAAAAACCGTGATTTGGTCTATGATAAGGCCGAAGAAATGGCAGCTAAGTATAGGGAACAGATGTTAGCGAAACAACAGGGTATCACGGCTACACCTGTAGAAACAGTAGAAGCTGTGGAAGCTGTAGAAGCTGTAGAAGCTGTAGAAGCTGTAGAAGCTGTAGAAGCTGTAGAAACAGTGGAAGCAGTTGAAGCAGTTGAAGTCGTAGAAACAGTGGAAGCAGTGGAAGCAGTGGAAGCCGTTGAAGTCATAGCAGAAATTCCACCAGCCACTGAAGCTGATGAAGAGATCCCAGCAGCTATTGAAGAGTAA
- a CDS encoding photosystem II reaction center protein T, with amino-acid sequence MESVAYILILTLAIGVLFFAIAFREPPRFERKDK; translated from the coding sequence ATGGAAAGTGTTGCATACATCTTGATTTTGACTTTGGCAATAGGCGTTCTCTTTTTTGCGATCGCATTCCGCGAACCCCCCCGCTTTGAGAGAAAAGATAAGTAG